Proteins co-encoded in one Armatimonadota bacterium genomic window:
- a CDS encoding LptA/OstA family protein yields the protein MKAEATKPRPLARRAPVRAVALSALVLALAAAAGAAVPAAPGPLELRGATRVEVDDARGLWTVLGAPVELVRGQLRLRAPRLRYDVRAGVVDAEGGVDAAAPGVEAHAERAALRLDDEWLRADGDVRLTATQGAVPVRMRAPQVEGSLRTRRFVATGGVTVVRGEATLQGHRVDYDDGTRRAVVTGDPALRVREALLTAQTLVLLVDEDRVTGEGGVRVRRGDLVATAARADLRLRDGVATLAGNARAQRGADVITAAELVVALDGSSVVARGAPRLTITPP from the coding sequence ATGAAGGCCGAGGCGACGAAGCCGCGGCCGTTGGCCCGCAGAGCACCTGTGCGCGCGGTGGCGTTGAGTGCGTTGGTCCTGGCCCTCGCCGCGGCCGCAGGTGCGGCGGTTCCAGCAGCCCCCGGCCCGCTGGAGCTGCGGGGCGCCACGCGCGTCGAGGTGGACGACGCCCGCGGGCTCTGGACGGTTTTGGGCGCGCCGGTGGAGCTGGTGCGGGGCCAGTTGCGGCTGCGCGCGCCGCGGCTGCGCTACGACGTCCGCGCCGGCGTGGTGGACGCCGAGGGCGGTGTCGACGCGGCGGCTCCGGGCGTGGAGGCGCACGCCGAGCGCGCCGCGCTGCGGCTGGACGACGAGTGGTTGCGGGCCGACGGCGACGTGCGGCTGACGGCGACGCAGGGCGCGGTGCCGGTCCGTATGCGGGCCCCGCAGGTCGAAGGGTCCCTGCGCACCCGGCGGTTCGTGGCCACGGGCGGGGTGACGGTGGTCCGCGGCGAGGCGACGCTGCAGGGACACCGGGTCGACTACGACGACGGCACGCGCAGGGCCGTGGTGACGGGGGACCCCGCGCTGCGCGTGCGCGAGGCGCTGCTGACGGCCCAGACGCTGGTGCTCCTGGTCGACGAGGACCGTGTCACGGGCGAGGGCGGGGTGCGGGTCCGCCGCGGGGACCTCGTGGCCACGGCAGCCCGGGCAGACCTGCGGCTGCGGGACGGGGTGGCCACGCTGGCGGGGAACGCGCGGGCGCAGCGGGGCGCCGACGTCATCACCGCCGCAGAGCTCGTGGTGGCGCTCGACGGGTCGTCGGTCGTCGCCCGGGGCGCACCGCGCCTTACCATCACGCCGCCGTGA